From Marinobacterium sp. LSUCC0821, a single genomic window includes:
- the glyA gene encoding serine hydroxymethyltransferase — MFTKDMNIASYDAELWSAMQAEEKRQEEHIELIASENYTSPRVMQAQGSVLTNKYAEGYPAKRYYGGCEYVDIAEDLAINRAKELFGATYANVQPHSGSQANAAVYMALCQPGDTVLGMSLAHGGHLTHGAAVSFSGRIYNAVQYGLNPETGEIDYAEVERLAVEHKPKMIVAGFSAYSRIVDWAKFREIADKVGAYLFVDMAHIAGLVAAGVYPSPLAFADVVTTTTHKTLGGPRGGLILSSNADEELQKKLNFAVFPESQGGPLMHVIAAKAVCFKEAMEPEWKAYQAQVVKNAQAMAKVFLDRGFDVVSGGTDDHLFLLSLIGKEYSGKDADAALGRANITVNKNSVPNDPRSPFVTSGLRIGTPAVTRRGFKEAEVAELTNWICDVLDNINDEAVIARVKGQVQTICAKYPVYA; from the coding sequence ATGTTTACTAAGGATATGAACATTGCTAGCTACGACGCAGAACTTTGGTCTGCGATGCAAGCTGAAGAGAAGCGCCAGGAAGAGCACATTGAGCTTATCGCTTCTGAGAACTACACCTCGCCACGCGTAATGCAGGCTCAGGGTTCAGTTCTAACTAACAAGTACGCTGAAGGTTACCCAGCAAAACGCTACTACGGTGGTTGTGAATACGTTGATATCGCTGAAGATCTAGCGATCAATCGCGCTAAAGAGCTATTCGGTGCAACTTACGCAAACGTACAGCCACACTCAGGTTCACAGGCTAACGCTGCTGTTTACATGGCACTTTGTCAGCCAGGTGATACGGTTCTTGGTATGAGCTTAGCGCACGGTGGTCACCTAACTCACGGTGCAGCTGTATCTTTCTCTGGTCGTATCTACAACGCAGTTCAGTACGGCTTGAACCCAGAAACAGGTGAGATCGATTACGCTGAAGTTGAGCGTCTAGCGGTTGAGCACAAACCAAAAATGATCGTTGCAGGTTTCTCTGCCTACTCACGTATCGTTGATTGGGCTAAGTTCCGTGAAATCGCTGACAAAGTGGGTGCTTACCTGTTTGTCGATATGGCTCACATTGCAGGCCTAGTTGCTGCTGGTGTTTACCCAAGCCCACTAGCTTTCGCAGACGTTGTAACGACAACAACTCACAAAACCCTTGGTGGGCCACGTGGCGGTCTGATTCTTTCATCTAACGCAGACGAAGAGCTTCAGAAGAAACTTAACTTTGCAGTATTCCCAGAATCTCAGGGTGGTCCATTGATGCACGTTATCGCTGCTAAAGCGGTATGTTTCAAAGAGGCGATGGAGCCAGAGTGGAAGGCGTATCAGGCACAGGTTGTTAAGAATGCTCAGGCGATGGCTAAAGTGTTCCTAGATCGCGGTTTTGATGTGGTTTCTGGCGGTACTGATGACCACCTATTCCTACTTAGCCTTATCGGCAAAGAGTACAGCGGTAAGGATGCGGATGCTGCACTAGGTCGCGCTAACATCACTGTTAACAAAAACTCTGTACCAAATGACCCACGCTCACCATTTGTGACTTCGGGTCTTCGTATCGGTACTCCAGCGGTAACTCGCCGTGGCTTCAAAGAAGCTGAAGTGGCTGAGCTAACAAACTGGATCTGTGATGTTCTTGATAACATCAACGATGAAGCAGTCATTGCACGTGTTAAAGGTCAGGTACAGACTATCTGTGCTAAGTACCCTGTATACGCATAA
- the nrdR gene encoding transcriptional regulator NrdR, translating into MHCPYCGASDTKVNDSRLVAEGQQVRRRRECVSCHERFTTFEAAELLMPRLIKNDGMRQPFDEEKLRSGVLRALEKRPVSMEEIEACVNRVKQRLRAPGERELPSKMVGEAVMAELRALDQVAYVRFASVYRDFQDINEFKLEIERLSVPEELDHATTSKPVRQRRSKSDAQDVPESPDLFGDA; encoded by the coding sequence ATGCATTGCCCCTACTGTGGCGCATCGGATACTAAGGTAAACGATTCTCGGCTTGTGGCTGAAGGCCAGCAGGTGCGTCGTCGTCGTGAATGTGTCAGTTGTCACGAGCGTTTCACCACCTTCGAAGCGGCAGAACTATTGATGCCGCGTCTGATCAAAAATGATGGAATGCGCCAGCCCTTCGATGAAGAGAAGCTGCGCTCGGGTGTTTTGCGTGCCCTTGAAAAGCGTCCGGTCAGCATGGAAGAGATTGAAGCCTGTGTGAATCGCGTTAAGCAGCGTCTGCGAGCGCCTGGCGAGCGTGAACTGCCATCTAAAATGGTAGGCGAAGCGGTAATGGCAGAGCTGCGTGCTCTGGATCAGGTGGCCTATGTCCGCTTTGCATCGGTCTACCGCGACTTCCAAGATATTAATGAATTTAAACTCGAGATTGAGCGTCTTTCTGTGCCTGAAGAGCTCGATCATGCAACTACCTCCAAGCCGGTGCGCCAGCGTCGCAGCAAAAGCGATGCGCAGGATGTGCCTGAGAGCCCAGATCTATTCGGTGACGCCTAG
- the ribD gene encoding bifunctional diaminohydroxyphosphoribosylaminopyrimidine deaminase/5-amino-6-(5-phosphoribosylamino)uracil reductase RibD, with protein sequence MSNFTVQDRQFMARAIELAARGTYTTDPNPRVGCVLVRDGEVIGEGYHQRAGEGHAEVNALRAVGGVATGATAYVTLEPCSHYGRTPPCAEGLIKSGVVRVIAAMVDPNPEVAGRGLAMLNAAGIETSSGLLESQARDLNRGFLSRMERQRPYVRLKLAISADGRTAMASGESQWITGAQARADVQRLRARSSAILTGIGSILSDDSSLTVRSDELSEYVKPSVGERQPLRVVLDSKGRIPANAKILNQPGRTLVVTGPDVSLPESVEQCQMPLVDGQLDLSAVIKHLALNEGCNELLVECGAELAGAMISNKLVDEMVVYMAPKLMGNLARPLAVLPFDLMSETVELELKDLRQLGQDIRFTWTYKESR encoded by the coding sequence ATGTCGAACTTCACCGTCCAAGACCGCCAATTCATGGCGCGTGCCATTGAACTTGCTGCACGCGGAACCTACACCACGGATCCTAATCCACGTGTTGGGTGTGTATTGGTGCGTGATGGTGAGGTGATCGGTGAAGGGTATCATCAGCGTGCTGGTGAAGGGCACGCTGAAGTGAATGCTTTGCGTGCTGTTGGTGGTGTTGCCACTGGAGCTACGGCTTATGTCACGCTTGAACCTTGCAGCCACTATGGGCGCACGCCCCCCTGTGCTGAAGGGTTAATCAAGTCCGGTGTAGTTCGTGTTATCGCTGCGATGGTCGATCCTAATCCAGAGGTGGCAGGTCGAGGTTTAGCAATGCTAAACGCTGCTGGAATTGAGACATCAAGTGGGCTCTTAGAGTCGCAAGCTCGTGACTTAAATCGAGGTTTTTTGTCTCGTATGGAACGTCAGCGTCCCTATGTTCGACTTAAACTTGCTATTTCAGCTGATGGACGAACTGCGATGGCCTCTGGTGAGTCGCAGTGGATTACAGGGGCACAAGCGCGTGCTGATGTGCAGCGCCTTCGTGCTCGCAGTAGTGCAATCCTGACAGGTATAGGTTCTATCCTTTCGGATGACTCCTCATTGACGGTGCGTAGCGATGAGTTAAGTGAATACGTGAAGCCAAGTGTTGGCGAGCGCCAACCGCTGCGCGTAGTGCTGGATTCCAAAGGCCGAATCCCTGCGAACGCAAAGATATTGAATCAGCCGGGTCGAACACTGGTTGTCACCGGTCCTGATGTTTCGCTGCCAGAAAGCGTCGAGCAGTGTCAGATGCCTCTAGTTGATGGCCAGTTAGATTTGAGCGCTGTTATTAAGCACCTTGCTCTCAATGAGGGGTGTAACGAACTCTTGGTTGAGTGCGGCGCTGAGCTTGCTGGCGCAATGATTAGCAACAAACTAGTCGATGAGATGGTGGTCTATATGGCACCCAAACTGATGGGCAATTTGGCGCGCCCGTTGGCCGTTCTACCCTTTGATCTTATGAGTGAAACGGTTGAGCTTGAGCTTAAAGATCTTCGCCAGCTTGGCCAGGATATACGTTTCACCTGGACCTATAAGGAGTCACGCTGA
- a CDS encoding riboflavin synthase has translation MFTGIIEAVGEVASAQDVGGDLRLTLAVGSLDMSDVQLGDSIATNGVCLTVVDMDSAHFTADVSQESLAHTRLAQLQVGEAVNLEKALLPTTRLGGHLVSGHVDGLGVVKSIAKDARSVRISIEAPQSLARYIAHKGSVTIDGVSLTVNAVENAVFSLNIVPHTAESTIIRNYKAGDEVHIEVDMIARYLERLLSAPASTADSGEGVTLELLASAGYLRGR, from the coding sequence ATGTTTACTGGAATTATTGAGGCGGTAGGTGAGGTTGCATCAGCTCAGGACGTTGGTGGGGATCTGCGATTAACGCTCGCTGTGGGCTCGCTTGATATGAGTGATGTCCAACTGGGCGACAGTATTGCGACCAACGGTGTCTGTTTAACCGTTGTTGATATGGATAGTGCCCATTTTACTGCCGATGTATCCCAGGAGAGCTTGGCGCACACCCGCTTAGCTCAGCTCCAAGTAGGTGAGGCGGTTAATTTAGAGAAAGCCTTGCTGCCAACTACGCGTTTGGGTGGCCATTTGGTATCAGGTCACGTGGATGGCTTAGGTGTGGTTAAGTCGATCGCTAAAGATGCTCGCTCGGTGCGAATTTCAATCGAAGCACCACAATCTCTCGCTCGGTATATCGCGCACAAGGGATCGGTTACAATAGATGGCGTTAGCTTAACTGTGAATGCCGTTGAGAACGCTGTGTTCTCTCTGAACATCGTGCCACACACAGCGGAAAGTACGATTATTCGTAACTACAAAGCGGGTGATGAAGTGCATATCGAAGTCGATATGATTGCGCGTTACCTGGAACGTTTACTCAGTGCACCTGCGTCGACTGCAGACTCGGGTGA